One Meles meles chromosome 13, mMelMel3.1 paternal haplotype, whole genome shotgun sequence DNA segment encodes these proteins:
- the NPM3 gene encoding nucleoplasmin-3, translated as MAAGTAAALAFLSQESRSRAGGIGGLRVPAPVTMDSFFFGCELSGHTRSFTFKVEEEDDAEHVLALTMLCLTEGAKDECNVVEVVARNHDHQEIAVPVANLKLSCQPMLSLDDFQLQPPVTFRLKSGSGPVRITGRHQIVTISNDVSEEEESEEEGSEEEEAELCSILPAKKQGGRP; from the exons ATGGCCGCCGGCACCGCCGCAGCTTTAGCGTTCCTGAGTCAGGAGAGCCGATCCCGGGCCGGGGGTATCGGGGGTCTGCGGGTCCCGGCTCCGGTCACCATGGACAGTTTTTTTTTCG GCTGTGAGCTCTCCGGCCACACCCGCTCTTTCACCTTCAAGGTAGAGGAAGAGGACGATGCGGAGCATGTGCTGGCTTTGACCATG ctctgcctcaCCGAGGGGGCCAAAGATGAGTGTAATGTGGTAGAAGTCGTGGCCAGGAATCATGACCACCAAGAGATTGCAGTCCCCGTGGCCAACCTCAAGTTGTCCTGCCAACCTATG CTGAGTTTGGATGACTTCCAGCTCCAGCCACCTGTAACCTTCCGCCTGAAGTCAGGTTCTGGCCCTGTGAGGATCACTGGGAGGCACCAGATTG TTACTATAAGCAATGATGTTTCTGAGGAAgaagagagtgaggaagaagGTAGTGAGGAGGAAGAAGCTGAGTTGTGCTCCATCCTGCCTGCCAAGAAGCAGGGGGGTAGGCCTTAG